A segment of the bacterium genome:
ACTCCAGGGCGGTGACGAAGTCCTGATCGAGATACATGGCCTCTTCGTCGCCGGCTTCGCGGGCTTGGACCTGCTTCACGAAGCGCTCTTTCTGATCGATGGGATCGTTGAGCTCGCTGAAGCCGTTGGCGATCTCGCGGCCATAGATGAAGAGCTCGAAGCGGTCGGTGACCTCGGGATCTTTCTCGTTTCGCCGGGACAGCGGCGAAACCTCGGTCGGATACTGAGTGACGAAGGTCGGTTGGATCAGCTTCTTCTCGACCGTCTCCTCGAAGAGCTCGGTGAGGATGGCGCCGAGGCCCTCCTTCTCCTTCTTGAGATGGATCTCCAAGCGCTTGGCCTCGGCCAGGGCTTTTTCCCGCGAAGTCAAAATGGCCGGGTCGAAGCCGCCGATCTCGACCAGCGAGTCCTTGAGCGTGATCTGCTTGAAGGGCTTGGCGAAGCTGATCTTGGTTTCTTGATAAATCAGGTCGGTCGAACCGGTGACGTCTTGAGCCAGGCTGGAGAGCATGTCTTCGGTCAACCCGATCAAATCCTGGTAGGTCGCATAGGCCTGGTAGAATTCCAGCATCGTGAACTCGGGATTGTGCTGGATGCTGATGCCCTCGTTGCGGAAATTGCGGTTGATCTCGAAGACCCGCTCGATACCGCCGACCACCAGCCGCTTGAGGTAGAGCTCCGGCGCAATTCGAAGATAAAGCTTCATGTCGAGCGCATTGTGATGGGTCACGAAGGGCTTGGCCGCGGCGCCGCCGGGGATCGGCTGCATCATCGGGGTTTCGACCTCGACGAAGCTCCGCTCGGCGAGGAAGTTACGAATCTTCTGGATGATGAGCGACCGCTTGAGGAAAACGTCCTTGACCTCGTCGTTCATGATGAGATCGACGTAGCGCTGGCGGTAACGGGCCTCGACGTCGGTCAGGCCATGGAACTTCTCGGGCAATTGCTGGAGAGTCTTGACGATGAGCTTCAACTTCTCGACGTGGATCGAAAGCTCGTCGGTCTTGGTGCGGAAAAGGTAGCCCTCGACCCAGAGGAAGTCGCCGAGCTCGGCCTTTTCGAAAGCCGCGTAATCCTCGGCCGAGACCGCGTCCTTCTTGATGTAGGCTTGGATCCGCCCTCCCCGATCCTTCAACTTGGCGAAGGCCGCCTTGCCGAAAGATCGCAGCAGCATGATGCGGCCGGCGACCTTGACCGGGATTTTCTCGGCTTCGAGCCGGTCTTTCGGCATCGACTCGTACTTGGCGAGGATGCCGCCGCTGGTGTGGGTGACTTCCAAGTCGTTGGGAAAGGGATTGAGGCCCTGATCGCGGAGCTGCTTCAGCTTTTCCAGCCGTTGGAGATAATAGGGATTCTCTTCCATAATTCCAAAATCCAAAGGTTTAGCGGAGGGTTAGGCGGCTTGGCCGGTAAAATCAAGGGAATTAAGCCCCAGAGTTCCGGCCCCGAAGACGCCGGCGCCGGAATCTCGCCAAGAGCTCCTGAGCCCCTTCCGGTTTCAAGACAAGAACGGCGAGGGCGTAAACCAGCGCGCCCGTTCCGATCAAGGCGGTCAAGTAGAGAAGGCGCTCCAAAAACGGCGCGAAGGTCCAATCCCAAAATCGATGGATCGCGAGCAAGGCCGCCGCCATCAGCAAAGCGGCGACCGCCATCTTCGCCACCGAACCGGCCATCTTGCGCAAGGCCAGCGGGCCGACCTCTTTGCGGTATTGCCACATTTGGACCAGCAAGTTCGCCACCGATCCCAAGGAAACGCCCAGGGCCAGGCCCCGGTGCTGGAGGGGGCCGATCAAGGCCAGGCCGGCCAGGATGTTCACCACCACCGCGACATTGGCGGCGATGACCGGCTTCTTGGCGTTCTG
Coding sequences within it:
- the lysS gene encoding lysine--tRNA ligase, which gives rise to MEENPYYLQRLEKLKQLRDQGLNPFPNDLEVTHTSGGILAKYESMPKDRLEAEKIPVKVAGRIMLLRSFGKAAFAKLKDRGGRIQAYIKKDAVSAEDYAAFEKAELGDFLWVEGYLFRTKTDELSIHVEKLKLIVKTLQQLPEKFHGLTDVEARYRQRYVDLIMNDEVKDVFLKRSLIIQKIRNFLAERSFVEVETPMMQPIPGGAAAKPFVTHHNALDMKLYLRIAPELYLKRLVVGGIERVFEINRNFRNEGISIQHNPEFTMLEFYQAYATYQDLIGLTEDMLSSLAQDVTGSTDLIYQETKISFAKPFKQITLKDSLVEIGGFDPAILTSREKALAEAKRLEIHLKKEKEGLGAILTELFEETVEKKLIQPTFVTQYPTEVSPLSRRNEKDPEVTDRFELFIYGREIANGFSELNDPIDQKERFVKQVQAREAGDEEAMYLDQDFVTALEYGMPPTAGEGIGIDRLTMLLTDQPSIRDVILFPHMRHKS